The following proteins are encoded in a genomic region of Planctomycetota bacterium:
- a CDS encoding ABC transporter permease, which translates to MTAPAPATADVDYQRDQRAAAPDSIWRQALRSNRVLIGGGVLLVIALICVVTLPWTLFMQDSAFYYDGQVSVPPSAAPLEGGQGLIGIFGYDAESRSMLARTLLGGVISLAVGIAAAAISVVLGCGVGLLAGYAGGKVDAALMRFVDIMYGLPYILLVILFKVALQGPLEALFESVGFFRSPSSAASLAVMFLAIGLVSWLTMARVVRGQTLSLREQPFIEASRAAGLSPFRIFRRHLLPNLIGPIIVYATLTVPQAILQESFLSFLGIGVVPPLPSWGSLASEGLDNAFNPFRSTWWQLVFPCALLAVTLLALNFLGDGLRDLFDPKREAAKI; encoded by the coding sequence ATGACGGCACCCGCGCCCGCAACGGCCGACGTCGACTACCAGCGTGACCAACGCGCCGCCGCGCCCGACTCGATCTGGCGGCAGGCGCTGCGGTCCAATCGCGTGCTCATCGGCGGAGGGGTGCTGCTGGTGATCGCGTTGATCTGCGTGGTGACGTTGCCGTGGACGCTGTTCATGCAGGACTCGGCGTTCTACTACGACGGCCAGGTAAGCGTTCCGCCCAGTGCCGCGCCGCTCGAAGGCGGGCAGGGGCTCATCGGCATCTTCGGCTACGACGCCGAGTCACGCTCGATGCTCGCGCGCACGCTGCTGGGCGGGGTGATCTCGCTCGCGGTCGGCATCGCAGCCGCGGCGATCAGCGTCGTGCTCGGCTGCGGTGTCGGGCTCCTCGCGGGCTACGCCGGCGGCAAGGTCGACGCGGCCCTCATGCGGTTCGTCGACATCATGTACGGCTTGCCGTACATCCTGCTCGTCATCCTTTTCAAGGTCGCCCTCCAAGGCCCGCTCGAAGCGCTCTTCGAATCGGTCGGGTTCTTCCGCTCCCCTTCATCGGCGGCATCGCTGGCGGTGATGTTCCTCGCGATCGGCTTGGTGAGCTGGCTCACGATGGCGCGGGTGGTGCGTGGCCAGACGCTGAGCCTGCGGGAGCAGCCGTTCATCGAAGCGTCGCGTGCCGCCGGGCTTTCGCCGTTCCGCATTTTCCGTCGGCACCTGCTGCCCAACCTCATCGGGCCGATCATCGTGTACGCGACGCTGACGGTGCCGCAGGCGATTTTGCAAGAAAGTTTCCTCAGCTTCCTCGGCATCGGCGTCGTCCCGCCGCTGCCCAGCTGGGGTTCGCTGGCGTCCGAAGGGCTCGACAACGCGTTCAACCCATTCCGCAGTACATGGTGGCAGTTGGTGTTTCCGTGCGCACTTTTGGCGGTGACGCTGCTTGCCCTAAACTTCCTCGGTGACGGCTTGCGGGATTTGTTTGACCCCAAGCGCGAAGCCGCGAAGATTTGA
- a CDS encoding ABC transporter permease, which yields MARFLAIRIAQFPLILAIIYLVTFLLAWVAPGDPFSAQSERNDPERVEALKEKYNVTSSWDFLTTYPVNMLKGEMGPSFSRPGTTVNEIIADALPVSLAVGTLAIIFATFMGVGIGTLASVRRGGVIDFLSLTVALIGVSLPSFVVAATLITGLTYNFEVFPQGGWPTRGFANLDAYDSSFPFLAACFDYLGYMILPAAALSLLPMAYITRLTRVSMIDVLGNDYVRTARAKGVSRIKVIFKHALRNGLLPVLSFLGPATANVLVGSFVVEKIFQLPGLGTFFIESVQSRDQPMILGTVMVFSILLLTLNLVVDVLYSVVDPRISVGGAS from the coding sequence ATGGCCCGATTTCTCGCTATTCGCATCGCCCAGTTTCCGTTGATCCTGGCGATCATCTACTTGGTTACGTTTCTGCTCGCGTGGGTCGCGCCGGGTGATCCGTTTTCCGCCCAGTCGGAACGCAACGATCCCGAGCGTGTCGAAGCGCTCAAGGAAAAATACAACGTCACCAGCAGCTGGGACTTTCTCACAACGTACCCGGTCAACATGCTCAAGGGTGAGATGGGCCCGAGCTTTTCGCGGCCGGGGACGACGGTGAACGAGATCATCGCCGACGCGTTGCCGGTGTCGCTGGCGGTCGGGACGCTGGCGATCATCTTCGCGACGTTCATGGGCGTGGGCATCGGGACGCTCGCGTCGGTTCGGCGGGGCGGGGTGATCGACTTCCTTTCGCTCACGGTCGCGCTCATCGGCGTGAGCCTGCCGAGCTTCGTGGTGGCGGCGACGCTGATCACCGGGCTGACCTACAACTTTGAAGTTTTCCCGCAGGGCGGCTGGCCGACGCGGGGCTTTGCGAACCTCGACGCGTACGACTCGTCGTTCCCGTTCCTCGCGGCGTGTTTCGATTACCTCGGTTACATGATTCTCCCGGCCGCGGCGCTCTCGCTCCTGCCGATGGCGTACATCACACGCCTGACCCGCGTGAGCATGATCGACGTGCTCGGCAACGACTACGTCCGCACCGCCCGGGCCAAGGGCGTGAGCCGGATCAAGGTCATCTTCAAACACGCCCTGCGCAACGGTCTGCTCCCCGTGCTCAGCTTCCTCGGCCCCGCGACCGCCAACGTGCTGGTCGGCTCGTTCGTCGTCGAAAAGATCTTCCAACTCCCCGGCCTCGGCACCTTCTTCATTGAGTCCGTCCAGTCACGCGATCAGCCCATGATCCTCGGTACTGTCATGGTCTTTTCCATCCTGCTGCTCACGCTCAACCTCGTGGTCGACGTGCTCTACAGCGTGGTTGATCCTCGCATCAGCGTCGGGGGTGCGTCATGA
- a CDS encoding peptide ABC transporter substrate-binding protein — translation MSRPTFVSCRRLVTSSFLSVAALVAVVGCDDSAEFAGPEINPDAEAEFVFANRGEVTQLDPNQMSWMQDIRIAQGMWEGIYRLDAATLEPVLGVGESVEHSEDFKTWTITLKDNAKWNNGDPVVAGDFIFAWKRHLHEAGYYSYLVEKYIVGAKEYSETYREGGPDMADESMLGMRAIDDRTLEVNLTRPVAFFPDLLTFTVYWPMHEASMEPFKEVDDKGRVTYADNWWQPTADGPVTNGAYKLDRNDQKQGQTLVMNEHYWDAENVKSRTVRSISPIEHNLAFQRYENGLIDWLTDIPGQFAYDMRQSGRDDLLVGPAFGTYFWSFNTDPQLADGTDNPISDVLVRKALSAAVDKQEIVDTIVRMDQMVATTFIPQNANYFDGYNHPTGIDYDVEQAKKWLAEAGYPNGEGFPRLKLFYNTGTGDHEQIAQNLARQWREKLGIEFDLDPVEMAQFKVRYKPEYAETDEMRAIAGDGLRAGEFAISRGSWYGDYMDVTTFTDMFMPDSLNNTPGWVSEEYARLCNEAAQTIDPQARLDLYAQAEQLLIDEAVIMPIYHYVNTFIKNPAVDGIPMNPRNMVMLKAVETPRSTGPGASNGNDGAAADAE, via the coding sequence ATGAGCAGACCCACTTTCGTATCGTGCCGCCGGCTTGTCACTTCGAGCTTCCTGTCCGTGGCGGCACTGGTTGCCGTGGTGGGGTGTGACGATTCGGCGGAATTCGCCGGCCCCGAGATCAATCCGGATGCCGAGGCCGAGTTCGTCTTTGCCAATCGCGGCGAAGTCACCCAGCTCGATCCCAACCAGATGTCCTGGATGCAGGACATCCGCATCGCTCAGGGCATGTGGGAAGGCATCTACCGCCTCGACGCCGCGACGCTCGAGCCGGTCCTTGGCGTGGGCGAGAGCGTGGAGCACTCCGAGGATTTCAAGACCTGGACCATCACGCTCAAGGACAACGCCAAGTGGAACAACGGCGACCCTGTCGTCGCCGGCGATTTCATTTTCGCGTGGAAACGGCACCTTCACGAGGCCGGCTACTACAGCTACCTCGTCGAGAAGTACATCGTCGGTGCCAAGGAGTATTCCGAGACCTACCGCGAAGGTGGCCCCGACATGGCCGATGAGTCGATGCTCGGCATGCGGGCGATCGACGACCGCACGCTCGAAGTCAACCTCACCCGCCCGGTCGCGTTCTTCCCGGACCTGCTCACGTTCACGGTCTACTGGCCGATGCACGAGGCGTCGATGGAGCCGTTCAAGGAAGTCGATGACAAGGGCCGTGTGACGTACGCCGACAACTGGTGGCAGCCGACCGCGGACGGCCCGGTCACCAACGGTGCCTACAAGCTTGACCGCAACGACCAGAAGCAGGGCCAGACGCTCGTGATGAACGAGCACTATTGGGATGCCGAAAACGTCAAGAGCCGCACGGTTCGCAGCATCTCGCCGATCGAGCACAACCTCGCGTTCCAGCGTTACGAGAACGGCCTGATCGACTGGCTCACCGACATCCCCGGCCAGTTCGCCTACGACATGCGGCAGTCCGGCCGCGACGACCTGCTGGTGGGTCCGGCGTTCGGCACATACTTCTGGTCGTTCAACACCGATCCCCAACTCGCCGACGGAACCGACAACCCGATCTCTGACGTGCTGGTTCGCAAGGCCCTCTCGGCCGCGGTCGATAAGCAGGAGATCGTCGACACCATCGTCCGCATGGATCAGATGGTCGCGACGACGTTCATCCCGCAGAACGCCAATTACTTTGACGGTTACAACCACCCGACCGGCATTGACTACGACGTCGAGCAGGCGAAGAAGTGGCTCGCCGAGGCCGGCTACCCCAATGGCGAGGGTTTCCCCCGGCTCAAGCTGTTCTACAACACCGGCACCGGCGACCACGAGCAGATCGCCCAGAACCTCGCCCGCCAGTGGCGCGAGAAGCTCGGCATCGAGTTCGACTTGGACCCGGTCGAGATGGCCCAGTTCAAGGTCCGCTACAAGCCCGAGTACGCCGAGACTGACGAGATGCGTGCCATTGCCGGAGACGGCCTGCGTGCCGGCGAGTTCGCGATCAGCCGTGGTAGCTGGTATGGCGACTACATGGACGTGACGACCTTCACCGACATGTTCATGCCCGACTCGCTCAACAACACGCCGGGCTGGGTCAGCGAGGAATACGCCCGCCTCTGCAACGAGGCCGCCCAAACGATCGATCCCCAGGCCCGCCTGGACCTCTACGCCCAGGCCGAGCAGCTACTCATCGACGAAGCGGTGATCATGCCGATCTACCACTACGTCAACACCTTCATCAAGAACCCTGCGGTCGATGGCATCCCGATGAACCCGCGAAACATGGTGATGCTCAAAGCGGTCGAAACGCCACGGTCAACGGGTCCCGGCGCGAGTAACGGCAATGACGGTGCGGCTGCTGATGCCGAGTAA
- a CDS encoding redox-sensing transcriptional repressor Rex — protein sequence MPDDPLPTSVATPMVRRLTLYLRELEALALQREATVSSRVLGAALSLTDAQVRKDLAAFGQFGQPGVGYRVDDLIHRLRGILGTDRQWNVLLAGAGNIGRALLTYKPFETKGFRIVAVVDSDAGKIGKSLGGVEIHDPARINPLVETHDITLGILAVPATAAQRTADALANAGVRGLLNFAPTTLQTPDDVFVNSVDLVGQMEQLAFRVKG from the coding sequence TTGCCCGACGACCCGTTGCCCACATCCGTTGCCACCCCGATGGTTCGTCGGCTCACGCTCTACCTGCGCGAGCTCGAAGCGCTGGCGTTGCAACGGGAAGCGACGGTATCGAGTCGGGTACTCGGGGCCGCGTTGTCGCTCACCGACGCGCAGGTCCGCAAGGATCTGGCCGCGTTCGGGCAGTTCGGCCAGCCGGGCGTCGGGTATCGCGTCGACGACCTCATCCACCGCTTGCGTGGGATTCTCGGGACCGACCGCCAGTGGAACGTGCTCCTCGCCGGGGCCGGCAACATCGGGCGGGCGTTGCTGACGTACAAGCCGTTCGAAACCAAGGGCTTTCGCATCGTCGCGGTCGTCGACTCGGATGCGGGGAAGATCGGCAAGTCGCTCGGCGGCGTCGAGATTCACGACCCCGCACGCATCAACCCGTTGGTCGAAACCCACGACATCACGCTCGGCATTCTCGCGGTCCCCGCCACCGCCGCGCAACGCACCGCCGACGCGTTGGCCAACGCCGGCGTCCGCGGCCTACTCAACTTCGCCCCGACCACCCTACAAACGCCCGATGACGTCTTCGTCAACAGCGTCGACCTCGTCGGCCAGATGGAACAACTGGCGTTTCGTGTGAAGGGCTAA
- a CDS encoding Ig-like domain-containing protein produces MSTPIRSFVESLEPRQLLAGMVQDLPYVLDFDRFRGGVVDKDGQGTGFTVVQGNTAGDEYEPSLIDIKQTAGILSLTSRGDAAFGGNYREDNTLANGLQTQFDASAGTFQISTTIRGPLGYINVANEQAGILFGPSQDNYLKLVVGVVNGNEVIQFLDEQDTGSGIFHQNGLSGLTVGIDTATITTSLELILTGDPAAGQFTAAYRIDGGALQTVPGSVTFTGAQRDSFFRDEARAGLLVIHKNNGTPITADFDQFKIESVSNSRPTVAGINPENTATDVLRDAFIATTGLNLIDSGLDVATVNSDTVELIRTSDNVKVPAAVNTTGGGDAIVLTPSALLDANTNYTFRITAGVLDEDGLQMVPFTSTFTTGATATPVPLNIAFEKVELQNVDGRQWTSVSVGPDGRLWGTTFDGFIFRYDIESDGTLSARQTITSLRDAEGAARLITGLEWDPRSTPANPIAWVTHTVTNIVNAPDFTSKLTRLTGSFLETVDDVVVGFPRSIRDHLTNQPDFGPDGKLYIPQAGNTAFGAPDAAWGNRPERLLSASVLVADTDALEARLISGDGPLDVTTEGVADPYDPFDPSAPVQIYATGFRNIYELVWHSNGNLYGANNGSAAGGNTPSSNGVFNGTRIDGQPYTGGPITGVTNAANTQPDTLYRIEQGSYYGHPNPTRGEFVSFGGNPTSGPDAWEFVPEYPVGTQPDVNFAEPIFSFGNNFSPNGTIEYQSNTFGGALQGRLLVTRYSGGDDLLAVRPNNSGGVASVQAGIPGLTGFVDPLDVTEDLDNGNLYVAEYGGQTLTLLRPVETGGVISAPKRSFINDPRGSGVQNPSQVTIFNNGTEPLLIPTDGLSLLGGSGSKFELPALSDPIFVDPGEGADLPLNFNPDAGDAAGAIFTDTLIIRSSATNAGEVAVNLRGLVTKAEGGSDEPSLQQLFELYEFDLETGDSDPTTSALTITGANDDINADRFRKAGPGPVSIVPLAGFGPDSGRPTEYGIYSPGSPQTARFINGTTEGDDQTVNVKIQGPQKFNVDSLVFGQGITSEEFGVVGRFNKFVDDGQARVIFSESTLNFWEPDNAFKDKVKTYPLVDGNGTVVPNAYVVVFEESTNAGFPSDFQDAVMILRNVEPVLTSGPEIGFDNLDGQPYSNRLVFSRIDTAGLDPVIPNEFKDTAKVRVRNTGDANLVVSNVNVQGQFTLLSDSSFTVGPGGFEDVLIQFTASGTITRLNGFVEFSTNDADEPFPRVQLAGYSQSDSEDNSSFVSQEPTLQTMFDVYGFSTVTAFAGQDLNGGGRVEAIGEEVLSFYWEKADEELPVRVQQLAAYHMQGDANRLRWFPQNNTSQNNEILRMDGAWSQSFQPRLFGSTDPAIATFDPGSTVFGLRVENESSDSALNVQEQGGGGFGHHMRFYPARDREGRSIPDTYLMSMDFAGINYDYNDNLYLIQNVKPSDKPEVPRNLGGYSTGDGVFLDWADQPQDRYAVFRATTPNGQYTNITGFNLNISFFNDTDVVDGQTYYYQVIALDADDTASEATSVVVEA; encoded by the coding sequence ATGAGCACTCCCATCCGTTCTTTCGTTGAGTCCCTGGAACCCCGCCAGCTTCTCGCCGGCATGGTGCAGGATTTGCCGTATGTCCTCGACTTCGACCGTTTTCGTGGCGGCGTGGTCGACAAGGACGGGCAGGGGACCGGGTTCACGGTGGTGCAGGGCAACACCGCCGGCGACGAGTACGAGCCGAGCCTCATCGACATCAAGCAGACGGCCGGCATCCTGTCGCTGACCAGCCGTGGCGACGCGGCGTTTGGCGGCAACTACCGCGAAGACAACACGCTCGCCAACGGTTTGCAAACGCAGTTCGACGCCTCGGCCGGCACGTTCCAGATCTCCACCACCATCCGCGGCCCGCTCGGCTACATCAACGTCGCCAACGAGCAGGCCGGCATTCTCTTCGGCCCTTCCCAGGACAACTACCTCAAGCTCGTCGTCGGCGTCGTCAACGGCAACGAGGTTATCCAGTTCCTCGACGAGCAGGACACCGGCAGCGGCATCTTCCACCAGAACGGGCTTTCGGGTCTGACCGTCGGCATCGACACCGCGACGATCACCACGAGCTTGGAGCTGATCCTCACCGGCGACCCGGCGGCGGGGCAGTTCACCGCCGCGTACCGCATCGATGGCGGCGCGCTCCAGACCGTCCCCGGCAGCGTTACTTTCACCGGTGCTCAGCGCGACAGCTTTTTCCGCGACGAGGCCCGTGCCGGGCTGCTCGTCATCCACAAGAACAACGGCACGCCGATCACCGCCGACTTCGACCAGTTCAAGATCGAGTCGGTGAGCAACAGTCGGCCGACCGTTGCCGGGATCAACCCCGAGAACACCGCGACCGACGTGCTGCGTGACGCGTTCATCGCCACGACCGGGCTGAACTTGATCGATTCGGGCCTCGATGTCGCGACGGTCAACAGCGACACGGTGGAACTGATCCGCACGAGCGACAACGTAAAAGTCCCCGCCGCGGTCAACACGACCGGCGGTGGCGACGCGATCGTCCTCACGCCCAGCGCGCTGCTCGACGCCAACACGAACTACACCTTCCGCATCACCGCAGGTGTGCTCGACGAGGACGGCCTGCAGATGGTGCCGTTCACCAGCACGTTCACGACCGGCGCGACGGCGACGCCGGTGCCGTTGAATATCGCGTTCGAGAAGGTCGAGCTGCAGAACGTCGACGGCCGGCAGTGGACGAGCGTGAGCGTCGGCCCGGACGGCCGGCTCTGGGGGACGACGTTCGACGGGTTCATCTTCCGCTACGACATCGAATCCGACGGCACGCTCAGTGCCCGGCAGACGATCACGAGCCTGCGCGATGCCGAGGGTGCGGCCCGGCTGATCACCGGGCTGGAATGGGACCCGCGCTCGACGCCGGCCAATCCGATCGCGTGGGTCACGCACACCGTAACCAACATCGTCAACGCGCCCGATTTCACCAGCAAGCTCACGCGCCTGACCGGTTCGTTCCTGGAAACCGTCGACGACGTCGTGGTCGGCTTCCCGCGTTCGATCCGTGACCACCTGACCAACCAGCCCGACTTCGGCCCCGACGGCAAGCTGTACATCCCGCAGGCCGGCAACACCGCGTTCGGCGCGCCCGACGCGGCGTGGGGCAATCGGCCCGAGCGGCTGCTCTCCGCATCGGTGCTCGTCGCGGATACCGACGCGCTCGAAGCCCGCCTCATCAGCGGTGACGGCCCGCTCGACGTGACCACCGAGGGGGTCGCGGACCCGTACGACCCGTTCGATCCGTCGGCCCCGGTGCAGATCTATGCCACGGGCTTCCGCAACATCTATGAGCTTGTCTGGCACTCCAACGGCAATCTCTACGGCGCGAACAACGGAAGTGCCGCCGGCGGTAACACGCCTAGTTCCAACGGCGTCTTCAACGGCACGCGGATCGACGGCCAGCCTTACACCGGCGGACCGATCACCGGCGTGACCAACGCCGCGAACACCCAGCCCGACACGCTCTACCGCATCGAGCAGGGCAGCTACTACGGCCACCCGAACCCGACCCGCGGCGAGTTCGTCAGCTTCGGCGGCAACCCGACCTCCGGACCCGACGCGTGGGAGTTCGTCCCCGAGTATCCGGTCGGTACTCAGCCCGATGTGAACTTCGCCGAGCCGATTTTCTCCTTCGGCAACAACTTCAGCCCCAACGGCACCATCGAATACCAATCCAACACCTTCGGCGGCGCGCTGCAGGGACGACTGTTGGTGACCCGCTACTCCGGCGGCGACGACTTGCTCGCGGTGCGGCCCAACAACTCCGGCGGCGTCGCGTCGGTTCAGGCGGGTATCCCCGGCCTGACCGGCTTCGTCGATCCGCTCGACGTCACCGAAGACCTCGACAACGGCAACCTCTACGTCGCCGAGTACGGCGGGCAGACGCTCACGCTCCTGCGTCCGGTGGAGACGGGCGGTGTCATCAGCGCGCCCAAGCGTTCGTTCATCAACGACCCGCGTGGCAGCGGCGTGCAGAACCCGTCGCAGGTCACCATCTTCAACAACGGCACCGAGCCGCTGTTGATCCCGACGGACGGGCTTTCGCTCCTCGGCGGCAGCGGGTCGAAGTTCGAACTGCCGGCACTCAGCGATCCGATCTTCGTCGACCCCGGCGAGGGGGCGGATCTGCCGTTGAACTTCAATCCTGACGCGGGTGATGCCGCGGGCGCGATCTTCACCGACACGCTCATCATCCGCTCGAGCGCGACCAACGCCGGCGAGGTCGCGGTGAACCTGCGCGGCTTGGTGACCAAGGCCGAGGGCGGCAGCGACGAGCCGTCGTTGCAACAGCTCTTCGAGTTGTACGAGTTCGACCTCGAGACCGGCGACAGCGATCCGACGACCTCGGCATTGACGATCACCGGTGCGAATGACGACATCAACGCCGACCGCTTCCGCAAGGCCGGCCCCGGCCCGGTCAGCATCGTCCCGCTCGCGGGCTTCGGCCCCGACTCCGGCCGGCCCACCGAGTACGGCATCTACTCGCCCGGCAGCCCGCAGACCGCCAGGTTCATCAACGGCACCACCGAGGGCGACGACCAGACCGTCAACGTCAAAATCCAGGGCCCGCAGAAGTTCAACGTCGACAGCCTCGTCTTCGGTCAGGGCATCACGTCCGAGGAGTTCGGCGTGGTCGGTCGCTTCAACAAGTTCGTCGATGACGGGCAGGCCCGCGTGATCTTCAGTGAGTCGACGCTCAATTTCTGGGAGCCCGACAATGCGTTCAAGGACAAGGTCAAGACCTACCCGCTAGTCGACGGCAACGGCACCGTCGTGCCCAATGCCTACGTGGTCGTGTTCGAGGAGTCGACCAACGCCGGCTTCCCGAGTGATTTCCAAGACGCGGTCATGATCCTCCGCAACGTCGAGCCGGTGCTGACTAGCGGCCCCGAGATCGGCTTCGACAACCTTGACGGCCAGCCGTACAGCAATCGCCTGGTGTTCAGTCGGATCGACACGGCCGGGCTCGATCCGGTCATTCCCAACGAGTTCAAGGACACCGCCAAGGTTCGCGTCCGCAACACCGGCGACGCCAACCTCGTCGTTTCCAACGTCAACGTGCAGGGCCAGTTCACGCTCCTCTCCGACAGCAGCTTCACCGTCGGCCCCGGCGGGTTCGAGGACGTGCTGATCCAGTTCACCGCGAGCGGCACGATCACCCGGCTCAACGGCTTCGTCGAGTTCAGCACCAACGACGCCGACGAGCCGTTCCCGCGTGTGCAACTCGCCGGCTACAGCCAGAGCGACTCCGAGGACAACAGCAGCTTCGTCAGCCAGGAGCCGACGCTCCAGACGATGTTCGACGTCTACGGCTTCAGCACCGTCACGGCTTTCGCCGGCCAAGACCTCAACGGCGGCGGCCGGGTCGAGGCCATCGGCGAGGAAGTGCTCAGCTTCTACTGGGAGAAGGCCGACGAGGAACTGCCGGTCCGCGTGCAACAACTCGCCGCCTACCACATGCAGGGCGATGCGAATCGCTTGCGTTGGTTCCCGCAGAACAACACGAGTCAGAACAACGAGATCCTCCGCATGGACGGGGCATGGTCGCAGTCGTTCCAGCCGCGCTTGTTCGGTTCCACCGATCCGGCGATCGCGACCTTCGACCCTGGCTCGACCGTCTTCGGCCTGCGCGTCGAGAACGAGTCGTCCGACTCCGCGCTCAACGTTCAGGAGCAAGGCGGCGGCGGGTTCGGGCACCACATGCGGTTCTACCCCGCCCGTGACCGCGAGGGCCGCAGCATCCCCGACACTTATCTCATGTCGATGGACTTCGCCGGGATCAACTACGACTACAACGACAACCTCTATCTGATCCAGAACGTCAAGCCCAGCGACAAGCCGGAAGTGCCGCGCAATCTCGGCGGCTACTCGACCGGCGATGGTGTCTTCCTCGACTGGGCCGATCAGCCGCAGGACCGCTACGCGGTCTTCCGTGCCACCACGCCCAACGGCCAGTACACCAACATCACCGGCTTCAACCTGAACATCTCGTTCTTCAACGACACCGACGTCGTCGACGGCCAGACGTACTACTACCAGGTCATCGCCCTCGATGCCGACGATACGGCGAGCGAAGCGACGAGCGTGGTGGTGGAGGCGTAG
- a CDS encoding proline--tRNA ligase, protein MRWSQSLIPTLKQDPADAVIPSHKLLVRAGFIRQLTAGVYTLLPLGLRSLQKAEQVVRGEMDAAGAVELRMPTLQPMELWRQTGRDVSYGENLFRLEDRHGTENVLGPTHEEVVTSVVKDAVSSYKQLPLNVYQIQTKFRDEFRPRFGLLRVREFTMKDAYSFDVDLAGLDAAYDKMYAAYEKIYARCGIEVMAVEAESGPIGGNASHEFMAPCDVGEDTILVSDKGNYAANVEKAGIGEREWTFDGEPTGELEEVHTPGMPGIEEVGKFMKVKPKNMLKTLIFEADCGKGNEHTAWMNTVLVLAVVRGDQEVNEAKLLSAAKIASPDIRAMRLLPDERKGDLPIGFVGPHILQRDPQSAAEGGLLLVDPDAAQDGFWTVGANKVDHHVKHFNWKRDCIDPLMSAKRRVHVADIRNAHADDPSPLNDGGTLAERKGIELGHVFKLGTKYSDALDAQVQTESGERVPMIMGCYGIGVGRILIAAVEQGHDDRGIVWPTALAPFTVVITPIKYDGEMKTVADQLYADLQAKGIDVLLDDRDARPGSKFADADLIGIPHRITVGDRGLAEGVVEHKRRGDKDATNVPVADIVDVIANALK, encoded by the coding sequence ATGCGCTGGTCGCAATCGCTCATTCCGACGCTCAAGCAAGATCCCGCCGACGCGGTCATCCCCTCCCACAAGCTTCTGGTCCGGGCCGGGTTCATCCGCCAGCTCACCGCCGGCGTTTACACGCTCTTGCCATTGGGGCTCCGCTCGCTCCAGAAGGCTGAGCAGGTCGTCCGCGGGGAGATGGACGCGGCGGGCGCGGTTGAACTGCGTATGCCGACCTTGCAGCCGATGGAGCTCTGGCGCCAGACCGGCCGCGACGTGTCCTACGGCGAGAACCTCTTCCGCCTCGAAGACCGCCACGGCACCGAAAACGTCCTCGGCCCCACGCACGAGGAAGTCGTCACCTCCGTCGTCAAGGACGCGGTCAGCTCCTACAAGCAGCTCCCGCTCAACGTCTACCAGATCCAGACCAAGTTCCGCGACGAGTTCCGCCCGCGGTTCGGCCTGCTGCGCGTGCGCGAGTTCACGATGAAGGACGCGTACAGCTTCGACGTCGACCTGGCCGGCCTCGACGCGGCGTACGACAAGATGTACGCGGCCTACGAGAAGATCTACGCCCGATGCGGGATCGAGGTGATGGCCGTCGAAGCCGAGTCCGGCCCCATCGGCGGCAACGCCTCCCACGAGTTCATGGCCCCCTGCGACGTCGGCGAAGACACGATCCTCGTGTCCGACAAGGGCAACTACGCCGCGAACGTGGAGAAGGCCGGCATCGGCGAGCGCGAGTGGACCTTCGACGGCGAGCCGACGGGTGAGCTGGAAGAAGTCCACACCCCCGGCATGCCCGGCATCGAAGAAGTCGGCAAGTTCATGAAGGTCAAGCCGAAGAACATGCTCAAGACGCTGATCTTCGAAGCAGATTGCGGCAAGGGCAACGAACATACCGCCTGGATGAATACGGTATTGGTGCTCGCAGTGGTTCGAGGGGACCAAGAGGTGAACGAGGCGAAACTGCTTTCTGCCGCGAAGATTGCGAGCCCAGACATCCGCGCAATGCGACTGCTGCCGGATGAGCGTAAAGGGGACTTGCCGATTGGGTTCGTCGGTCCGCACATCCTGCAAAGAGACCCGCAGTCGGCCGCCGAGGGCGGGCTTCTCTTGGTTGATCCCGATGCGGCTCAAGATGGGTTCTGGACCGTCGGGGCAAACAAAGTCGACCATCACGTCAAACACTTCAACTGGAAACGCGACTGCATCGATCCGCTGATGTCGGCAAAACGGCGCGTGCATGTCGCGGACATCCGCAACGCCCACGCTGATGACCCGTCGCCGCTGAACGACGGCGGCACGCTTGCCGAGCGCAAGGGCATCGAGCTTGGCCACGTCTTCAAGCTCGGCACCAAATACTCCGACGCGCTCGATGCGCAGGTGCAGACCGAGTCGGGCGAGCGGGTGCCGATGATCATGGGGTGCTACGGCATCGGCGTGGGTCGCATCCTCATCGCCGCCGTCGAGCAGGGCCACGACGACCGCGGCATCGTCTGGCCGACCGCCCTCGCGCCCTTCACCGTCGTCATCACGCCGATCAAGTACGACGGCGAGATGAAGACCGTCGCCGACCAGCTCTACGCCGACCTGCAGGCGAAAGGCATCGACGTCCTCCTCGACGACCGCGACGCGCGGCCCGGCAGCAAGTTCGCCGACGCCGACCTCATCGGCATCCCCCACCGCATCACCGTCGGCGACCGCGGCCTCGCCGAAGGCGTCGTCGAACACAAACGCCGCGGCGACAAGGACGCCACCAACGTCCCCGTCGCCGACATCGTCGATGTGATCGCCAACGCACTGAAGTAA